A section of the Solitalea canadensis DSM 3403 genome encodes:
- a CDS encoding EamA family transporter: MKEDGNQSNLKYFIAAIISPVIWGFMAVLVRNLKSYPPNQILNYRVFASLSILWLVVLVFRKAYLRQDLAYYKQQTSNKKYFWGILFLSSVLLTGNWLSYIYLVNYISVQAGAFAYMVCPLLTAIGAFFILKEKLSSLKWIAISISIVSAIILGWGHPMEVFWSFFVAILFAGYLIVQRSIQGFNKLNLLGLQLLLSCLFIIPLEVINHHTVPVTIGFWVNILILAVVFTIIPLFLSLYSMIKIPASTAGILIYINPIIAFAVAYFYYNEGFTTQKLISYSLLGVAVVLFNWEYLKRILPKMA; encoded by the coding sequence TTGAAAGAAGACGGAAATCAGTCCAACTTAAAATACTTTATTGCTGCCATTATTTCTCCTGTAATATGGGGATTTATGGCAGTATTAGTAAGAAATCTTAAAAGTTATCCCCCCAATCAAATATTAAATTATAGAGTTTTTGCCTCATTATCCATTTTGTGGTTAGTGGTATTAGTATTTAGGAAAGCCTATTTAAGGCAAGATCTCGCTTATTACAAACAGCAAACCTCGAACAAAAAGTACTTTTGGGGGATATTATTTTTGTCAAGTGTATTGTTAACTGGTAATTGGTTGTCATATATCTATCTGGTCAATTATATCAGTGTTCAGGCAGGGGCATTTGCTTACATGGTTTGCCCTCTATTAACAGCTATCGGAGCTTTCTTTATATTAAAGGAAAAGCTTAGTTCTCTAAAATGGATTGCGATAAGCATCAGTATAGTGAGTGCAATCATACTTGGATGGGGACACCCGATGGAAGTATTTTGGTCTTTCTTTGTCGCTATTTTGTTTGCTGGTTATCTTATCGTACAGCGAAGTATACAAGGGTTTAATAAACTTAATCTCCTCGGTTTACAGTTGTTACTATCCTGCTTATTTATTATCCCACTTGAGGTAATCAATCATCATACAGTTCCCGTAACAATTGGCTTTTGGGTTAATATTTTAATACTTGCTGTGGTATTTACTATTATTCCTTTATTTTTAAGTTTATACTCCATGATCAAGATACCTGCATCTACTGCTGGAATTCTGATCTACATTAATCCGATAATAGCATTTGCAGTGGCCTACTTTTATTATAATGAAGGCTTTACAACACAAAAGCTAATATCTTACAGTTTGTTAGGGGTTGCCGTGGTACTTTTTAATTGGGAATATTTAAAGAGAATACTTCCCAAAATGGCGTAG
- a CDS encoding OmpA family protein: protein MNKSTFKKVAALTLVAAFGGLSAFAQDGGAKVFGGAKQFRTWSIGINGGVAAPVIFLGGHNDYNEWDANFGYGAYIQKQITHAFGLKLDYQGGKVSGTYNGNTNGQVNPGFPSFETTINYAASLQAQIDLTSLLLKRDSKVALYVQGGYGLTGYDPGDGAKRTEQFIPVGGGLKFKLSEGINLDLGYTMNFLDADNLDRTWFGPTNDKWSYGYAGLSFALGNKSKKNLDWVNPYALMYDELKDNELRQEVEALKSRVAATEGDVSNIKKDSDGDGVSDVFDKEPNTPAGNVVDGAGRTIVFPKQEVAPTPEAPSNTIQFDFNSDKLRPESAPAIENLASELKSSNGKLLLEGHASAEGTEAYNMDLSKRRATSVKKALVKAGVKSGNITTKGYGETRPVASNDTEEGRQKNRRVEFKQQ, encoded by the coding sequence ATGAACAAATCTACTTTTAAAAAGGTAGCAGCATTGACGCTGGTTGCAGCGTTTGGCGGGCTATCAGCGTTTGCCCAGGATGGGGGCGCTAAAGTGTTTGGAGGAGCCAAACAGTTCAGAACATGGTCAATAGGAATCAATGGTGGAGTTGCTGCTCCAGTTATTTTCTTAGGTGGCCATAATGATTACAATGAGTGGGATGCTAACTTCGGTTACGGTGCTTACATTCAAAAGCAAATTACTCATGCATTCGGTTTGAAATTAGATTACCAAGGTGGTAAAGTTTCTGGTACTTATAATGGTAACACAAACGGCCAAGTTAATCCTGGTTTTCCTAGTTTCGAAACTACTATCAACTATGCAGCTTCATTACAAGCTCAAATTGATTTAACCAGCTTATTATTAAAACGTGATAGCAAAGTTGCGTTATATGTACAAGGTGGTTACGGTTTAACCGGATACGATCCAGGTGATGGTGCAAAACGTACTGAGCAGTTTATCCCTGTTGGCGGTGGTTTGAAATTCAAATTATCTGAAGGTATTAACTTAGATTTAGGTTATACCATGAATTTCTTAGATGCTGACAACTTAGACAGAACTTGGTTTGGTCCTACTAACGACAAATGGTCATACGGTTATGCTGGTTTAAGCTTTGCATTAGGAAACAAATCTAAGAAAAACTTAGACTGGGTTAATCCATATGCTTTGATGTATGATGAGTTGAAAGACAACGAATTACGTCAAGAAGTTGAAGCTCTTAAATCACGTGTAGCTGCTACCGAAGGTGATGTTTCTAATATTAAGAAAGATTCTGACGGTGACGGTGTATCTGATGTATTTGACAAAGAGCCTAACACTCCAGCTGGTAATGTTGTTGACGGTGCAGGTCGTACTATTGTATTCCCTAAACAAGAAGTTGCTCCAACTCCTGAAGCACCAAGCAATACTATCCAGTTTGACTTTAACTCTGATAAATTACGTCCAGAGTCAGCTCCAGCTATCGAAAACTTAGCTAGCGAATTAAAATCATCTAACGGTAAATTATTGTTAGAAGGTCACGCTTCTGCTGAAGGTACTGAAGCTTATAACATGGATCTTTCTAAACGTCGTGCAACTTCAGTTAAGAAAGCTTTAGTTAAAGCTGGTGTAAAATCAGGTAACATCACTACTAAAGGTTACGGCGAAACTCGTCCGGTAGCTTCTAACGATACTGAAGAAGGTCGTCAGAAAAACCGTCGTGTTGAGTTCAAACAACAATAA
- a CDS encoding RidA family protein — protein sequence MKVIVNTTNAPAPIGPYSQAVWAGNILFVSGQIAIDPETNEVLTGDVANETRQVMKNLAAILKEAGLSFDNVVKTGIFLKSMADFAVVNEIYGSYLSGNYPARETVEVAGLPKNVSVEISVVAVKF from the coding sequence ATGAAAGTAATTGTAAATACCACAAATGCACCTGCTCCGATTGGTCCATACAGTCAGGCTGTATGGGCAGGTAATATACTGTTTGTATCCGGACAGATTGCTATTGATCCGGAGACAAATGAAGTTTTAACCGGTGATGTTGCTAATGAAACTCGTCAAGTAATGAAAAATCTGGCAGCAATTCTAAAAGAAGCAGGTTTATCATTTGATAATGTTGTTAAAACCGGAATTTTCTTAAAAAGTATGGCCGATTTTGCTGTTGTGAATGAGATTTATGGAAGTTATTTAAGCGGAAATTACCCTGCTCGTGAGACTGTTGAAGTAGCAGGCCTTCCCAAAAATGTAAGTGTTGAAATATCTGTTGTTGCCGTTAAATTTTAA
- a CDS encoding DUF6728 family protein has translation MYFFRKKDPNRPINFNLRVMHWINRIAIIMFLAGVIYKIIDLLTRK, from the coding sequence ATGTATTTCTTTCGTAAAAAAGACCCCAATCGTCCAATTAACTTTAATCTAAGGGTGATGCATTGGATTAACCGAATCGCAATTATTATGTTCTTGGCAGGGGTAATTTATAAGATCATCGACTTGCTAACGCGTAAATAA
- a CDS encoding aminopeptidase P family protein — protein MKYTNINNNLFIENRKRFNKNLRPKSLAIFNANDECPQSGDQTFPFKQNADLFYLCGIDQEQTILLLFPDCPNPLYKEVLFLKKTSEHIAIWEGHKYTKAEARETSGISTIFWLEEFEGLLPSIIHYADNVYLNTNENDRYVHTVPYRDLRFAQELNQKYPHFNYLRSAPIMCDLRMVKSAIEVQLTQLSCDITEKAFRRVLNFVSPGVTEYEIEAEIIHEFIRNRATGHAYNPIIASGKNACVLHYNDNNQICNNGDVILFDFGATYGNYNADMSRSIPVNGRFSARQKAVYNSVHHVMKEATKLLVSGTIWNDYHEEVGKIMEAELVKLGLIDRHDIEKQDPKNPAYKKYFMHGTSHHLGLDVHDISNRYTPFQAGNILTCEPGIYILEEGLGIRLENNILITKEGNIDLMKNIPVDAEEIEELMNVN, from the coding sequence ATGAAATATACAAATATTAATAACAATTTGTTTATCGAAAACAGAAAGAGATTTAATAAAAATTTACGCCCAAAATCCCTTGCTATATTTAATGCAAATGATGAGTGCCCTCAAAGTGGCGATCAGACATTCCCTTTCAAACAGAATGCCGATTTATTTTACTTGTGCGGAATTGACCAAGAACAAACAATATTGTTACTATTTCCCGATTGCCCGAATCCACTCTATAAAGAGGTTCTTTTTCTCAAAAAAACAAGTGAACATATAGCTATTTGGGAGGGTCATAAATATACGAAGGCGGAAGCTCGTGAAACATCTGGAATATCAACAATATTTTGGCTTGAAGAGTTCGAAGGATTACTCCCATCAATTATACATTATGCTGATAATGTGTATTTAAACACAAATGAAAACGACCGGTATGTTCATACTGTTCCGTATCGTGATCTTCGATTTGCTCAAGAACTGAATCAGAAATATCCTCATTTTAATTATCTCCGTTCAGCACCGATTATGTGTGATCTCCGAATGGTAAAATCAGCTATCGAAGTACAGCTTACACAGCTATCTTGTGACATTACAGAAAAAGCATTCAGAAGAGTTTTAAATTTTGTCAGTCCGGGTGTGACAGAATATGAAATTGAGGCAGAAATTATACATGAATTCATCAGAAATAGGGCAACAGGACACGCCTATAACCCAATCATTGCTTCAGGGAAAAATGCATGTGTGCTCCACTATAATGATAATAATCAAATTTGTAATAATGGAGATGTGATCCTTTTTGATTTTGGGGCTACCTACGGAAATTACAATGCTGATATGTCACGCTCTATTCCTGTAAATGGCAGATTCTCGGCACGTCAAAAAGCTGTTTACAATTCTGTGCATCATGTAATGAAGGAAGCTACTAAACTTCTGGTTTCAGGCACAATATGGAATGATTACCATGAAGAGGTGGGTAAAATAATGGAAGCTGAACTCGTAAAGTTAGGACTTATTGACAGGCATGATATTGAAAAACAAGATCCGAAGAACCCAGCTTATAAAAAGTACTTCATGCATGGAACCTCTCACCATCTTGGTTTAGATGTACATGACATCAGCAACCGTTACACACCTTTTCAAGCTGGAAACATATTAACTTGTGAACCTGGAATTTACATACTGGAAGAAGGATTGGGCATTCGTCTTGAAAATAACATTCTAATTACCAAAGAGGGCAATATTGATTTAATGAAAAATATTCCGGTTGATGCAGAAGAAATTGAAGAATTAATGAACGTTAATTAA
- a CDS encoding glycosyltransferase family 2 protein: protein MHHKLSAVIITYNEERNIERCIKALVDWVDEIIIVDSQSTDNTENICKRYPVKFYSTQWLGYGPTKNYGSTLATNEYILSLDADEEISELLRNNIIEARKNGLDAVYRFNRLTNFCGKWIKHGDWYPDTKDRIYPRNIEWNTAAAHEELLIPADIKRIHLKGNLLHYSYYSKEDLVRKYKKYAELLAEDRKDKSKVFLFLKTVFSPLVYFIKNYFLKAGFLDGKAGFIVYSQGAYYTFLKYKLALKKSSVN from the coding sequence ATGCATCATAAGTTAAGTGCAGTAATAATAACATATAATGAAGAACGCAATATTGAGCGGTGCATTAAAGCATTGGTTGATTGGGTAGACGAAATTATTATTGTTGATTCACAAAGTACTGATAACACTGAAAATATTTGTAAAAGATATCCAGTAAAATTCTATTCCACTCAGTGGTTGGGATATGGTCCTACAAAAAATTATGGATCTACTTTAGCTACGAATGAATATATTTTATCACTTGATGCTGATGAGGAAATTTCTGAATTATTAAGAAATAACATAATTGAGGCACGCAAAAATGGATTAGACGCTGTTTACCGTTTTAACAGGCTAACCAATTTCTGTGGAAAATGGATAAAACATGGCGATTGGTACCCAGATACAAAAGACCGTATCTATCCTCGAAATATAGAGTGGAACACAGCAGCAGCTCACGAAGAACTTTTAATACCTGCAGATATCAAGCGCATTCATCTGAAAGGTAACTTATTACATTATTCGTATTATAGTAAAGAAGATTTAGTCAGAAAGTACAAGAAATATGCAGAATTACTTGCTGAAGACAGAAAAGATAAATCCAAGGTTTTTCTTTTTTTAAAAACAGTATTTAGTCCCCTGGTATATTTTATTAAAAACTACTTCTTAAAAGCTGGCTTTTTGGATGGCAAGGCCGGCTTTATTGTTTATTCTCAAGGCGCCTACTATACTTTTTTGAAGTATAAATTGGCATTAAAAAAATCTTCTGTTAACTGA
- the meaB gene encoding methylmalonyl Co-A mutase-associated GTPase MeaB, producing MKENTFMDEITKGNFRAISRAISLVENESEGSRELLLKLDFSKKVPVIGITGPPGAGKSTLVNMLIRHITNAGKKVGIVAIDPTSPFNYGSLLGDRIRMVEHFNNDSVFIRSLATRGSLGGLSTKTIEVVDIMKAASFDYILVETVGVGQSEVEIVGLADTTIVVLVPEAGDEIQTIKSGLMEIADIFVVNKADHIGADEFAGNIKKLLHQRPQSNWSVPVVKTIADKNEGIGELFAHIEQHHPVSENTKKPFLLVEKAFKLIQQNRMRNIRRADLLKSILANLGNDNFNLYRFVKQFDNKEIES from the coding sequence ATGAAAGAAAATACCTTCATGGACGAAATCACTAAAGGAAACTTTCGTGCAATTTCAAGAGCGATAAGTTTAGTTGAAAATGAATCTGAAGGTTCAAGAGAATTGTTGTTAAAGCTTGATTTTTCGAAGAAAGTGCCTGTAATTGGTATTACGGGGCCTCCAGGAGCCGGTAAAAGTACATTGGTTAATATGTTAATACGTCATATCACTAATGCGGGTAAAAAGGTAGGAATAGTAGCAATTGACCCAACTTCCCCCTTTAATTACGGTTCTCTATTAGGCGACAGAATTAGAATGGTAGAGCATTTCAATAATGATAGCGTCTTCATAAGATCACTTGCTACAAGAGGTTCCTTAGGTGGCTTGTCTACTAAAACCATTGAAGTTGTTGATATCATGAAAGCGGCGTCATTCGATTATATTTTAGTTGAAACGGTTGGAGTTGGACAGTCAGAAGTAGAAATTGTTGGGTTGGCTGATACAACAATTGTAGTTCTTGTCCCAGAAGCTGGCGATGAAATCCAAACAATTAAATCGGGCTTGATGGAAATCGCAGATATTTTTGTTGTAAACAAAGCCGACCATATTGGTGCAGACGAATTTGCAGGAAATATTAAAAAACTCCTACATCAGCGTCCTCAGTCGAATTGGAGTGTTCCTGTTGTAAAGACGATAGCAGACAAAAACGAAGGCATTGGGGAATTGTTTGCACATATCGAGCAACATCATCCTGTTTCAGAAAACACAAAAAAACCTTTTCTATTAGTGGAAAAGGCATTTAAATTAATACAGCAAAACAGGATGAGAAACATCCGGAGAGCTGACCTATTAAAATCGATATTGGCAAATCTGGGAAATGATAACTTTAACCTGTATAGATTTGTTAAACAATTTGATAATAAAGAGATTGAGAGTTAA